In Populus nigra chromosome 1, ddPopNigr1.1, whole genome shotgun sequence, one genomic interval encodes:
- the LOC133695481 gene encoding uncharacterized protein LOC133695481 translates to MATSLITKTLNSIKNPKLLRPLTRQFTSIATVQSENPSSSFTFADSDSNSSSSCNDSNIYMRKGPPNCNVKGEKDSSSVTMPMSSMTGSIVGKRFYKQVTTREADDGNGWNVMLDYRTLKTPSKRPLKLPTLALAKAIAAEWDYQQTDGIRPFTMPLMKLACTALDRVPLTRPKIIEHLMKKFSQDLVFCRAPEDNVLTSGVYERQVEKFDPLIGWIKSEFGFKPVVHSCLFGGKQEEGLVKAIENLLKQTDDCQLAVIDAIASAAHSLIIAVGIVKGKLDIEEAIELIRLEEDFQVDTWGLVEGGHDIDIADLRVQISSAAVFLGLSRK, encoded by the exons ATGGCAACTTCACTAAtaaccaaaaccctaaactcaatcaaaaaccctaaactcttGAGACCACTTACCCGCCAATTCACCTCCATCGCCACCGTCCAATCCGAAAACCCTTCTTCCTCTTTCACTTTCGCTGACTCCGACAGCAATAGCAGTAGCAGTTGTAATGACAGCAATATATACATGAGGAAGGGACCTCCAAATTGTAATGTGAAAGGCGAAAAGGATTCATCTTCGGTGACAATGCCGATGTCATCTATGACAGGGTCAATTGTGGGCAAGAGGTTTTATAAGCAAGTGACAACAAGAGAAGCCGATGATGGGAATGGATGGAATGTGATGCTTGATTATAGAACTCTTAAAACTCCTTCTAAAAGGCCTCTCAAGTTGCCCACTCTAGCTCTTGCTAAGGCTATTGCTGCTGAATGGGATTATCAG CAAACAGATGGGATCAGGCCTTTTACAATGCCTCTCATGAAACTTGCATGCACTGCATTGGACAGAGTCCCACTCACCCGGCCGAAGATTATTGAACACTTGATGAAGAAATTTAGTCAGGATTTAGTATTCTGTCGTGCTCCTGAGGATAATGTTCTCACTAGTGGTGTCTATG aACGGCAGGTGGAGAAATTTGATCCCTTAATTGGTTGGATAAAATCAGAATTTGGCTTTAAGCCTGTTGTGCACTCGTGTCTTTTTGGTGGCAAGCAGGAGGAGGGTCTAGTGAAAGCAATAGAAAACCTTCTAAAACAAACCGATGATTGTCAATTGGCGGTTATTGATGCAATTGCATCTGCAGCACACTCTTTAATAATTGCTGTTGGAATTGTTAAGGGGAAATTGGATATTGAGGAAGCTATTGAGCTTATCAGACTTGAAGAAGATTTTCAG GTTGACACATGGGGTTTGGTTGAAGGTGGTCATGACATTGATATTGCTGATCTAAGGGTACAAATCTCCTCTGCTGCTGTTTTCCTGGGCCTTTCCAGGAAATGA
- the LOC133672724 gene encoding succinate dehydrogenase [ubiquinone] iron-sulfur subunit 1, mitochondrial codes for MATGLLKRGAISTAKIYTSRFIPSRLQATAAAAAVAEAKPVEQPTNPTQPQHLKTFQIYRWNPDNPTKPELQNYEIDLNKCGPMVLDALIKIKNEIDPTLTFRRSCREGICGSCAMNMDGCNGLACLTKIDKSGPPSMINPLPHMFVIKDLVVDMTNFYNQYKSIEPWLKRKNPPPVKGKEILQTKKDRAKLDGMYECILCACCSTSCPSYWWNPESYLGPAALLHANRWIMDSRDEYTKERLDAVNDEFKLYRCHTILNCARACPKGLNPGKQIQNIKKLERS; via the exons atggCGACTGGGTTGCTCAAGAGAGGAGCCATTTCAACGGCTAAGATTTATACCTCAAGATTTATACCATCTCGCCTCCAAGCcacggcggcggcggcggcggtggCAGAAGCCAAACCAGTTGAGCAGCCAACAAACCCTACTCAACCACAACATCTGAAAACATTCCAAATCTACCGATGGAACCCAGACAACCCAACCAAACCAGAGCTCCAAAACTACGAAATAGACCTGAACAAGTGCGGTCCGATGGTGCTAGATGCTTTGATCAAGATAAAAAACGAGATCGACCCAACGCTGACATTTCGTCGATCATGTCGTGAAGGAATTTGTGGGTCCTGTGCAATGAATATGGATGGGTGTAATGGGCTTGCTTGCTTGACAAAGATTGATAAATCTGGACCGCCTAGTATGATCAATCCGTTGCCACACATGTTTGTGATCAAAGATCTGGTTGTGGATATGACTAATTTTTATAATCAGTATAAGAGTATTGAGCCTTGGTTGAAGAGGAAGAATCCACCACCTGTTAAAGGGAAGGAGATTCTGCAGACTAAGAAAGATAGGGCTAAGCTTGATGGGATGTACGAGTGTATTTTGTGTGCTTGTTGTAGTACTTCATGCCCTAGCTACTGGTGGAATCCTGAGTCTTATTTGGGCCCTGCTGCTTTGCTTCATGCTAATAg GTGGATCATGGATAGCCGTGATGAATATACCAAGGAGCGCCTGGACGCAGTCAATGATGAGTTTAAGCTCTATCGTTGCCATACCATATTGAATTGTGCCCGTGCCTGCCCCAAGGGATTGAACCCTGGGAAGCAGATCCAAAATATCAAGAAGCTTGAACGGAGCTAG